In the genome of bacterium, the window CGGTCCAGGTAGTACCCGCGGTTCCCCGTGAGGGGCTGCTCGTTGAGCCGCGAACCGAGACCCGAGGACGACCGGGCGTCGCCCTGCCGGTAGATGTAGATGCCAGCCACGTCGCCGGTGATGTCCCAGCCCAACAGGGCGCCGTCGTCGGTGGAGCGGGCGGAAAGGGCGGCGTCGCCCACGCCGACCTCGTAGTCCACGACGTAAATCTGGTCCGCGAAGGCGCCATCGTAGGTGTCGTCGGAGTCCGACTTGAACCGGAGCCGGAGCTGGGCTATCTCGCCCCGGTGCTCGGTGAGGTCGTTCGTGCGCTTGATCCAGTTGCCCAGCGTGCCCGACAGGGTGTGCAGGACGGTCCAGTCATCCTCCTCCGAGTAGCGAATCTCCACGTACAGGGCGTCCCGGCCGCCCTCGAGGTGGAACTTGCTCCACACGGTGAGGATGTAGTGCTCCGCGTCCACGCGGAAGGGCAGGCTCACCAGTGAGCAGTCGAGGTTGGGCTCGTAGCCGCCGCCCACGTCGTTCGGGGTGAAGGAGTACCGCCCGTACACCGAGTCCTCGTCGGTCCGGCGCCAGGTGTTCTCCCCGTTGCTGGAGTAGCGCCAGAGCGGCTCGATGCCCGATTCGCAGTCCTCCCGCAGGCCGTAGCCGGGCACGAAGAGCTCGAACGCCTCCGCCAGGTCGTAGGGGTTGGTGGCGTGTACGTCGAGGTCGAGGGGGAGGCCCGCCGGCTCGGGACAGTCGGAGTCCACCTCGAGGGTGAACTCGGCGGAAGCCTCCTCGAAGGGGGCCAGGCTGCCCAGGGAGTCGTGGCCGTCGGTGACGGTCACGTCGTCGGAATCGGTGGAGAGGTCGGCGGTGACGCCGGTGGCGGTGACCAGGCTCATGTTGTATAGGCGGCAGTACACGGTGGCGGTCTCGCCGGGCTCCAGGACCCCGTCCGAGTCCTCGTCGGCGACCTCGTAGCCGTCGAAGAGGAGGTGGAGCTCGGGGTCGGCGACGACGCTGGAGACACTGGCGAAGGCGTTGACACGCCCCGCGCCGTAGGTGTTGTCCTTGCCGGGGTCGCCCAGCTCGCGGGCGTAATGCTCCAGGGCGGCCTTGAGCTGGACGGGCGACAGGGCCGGGGCGGCGTCCAGGAGCAGCGACACCGTCCCCGCCGTGTGCGGGGTGGCCATGGAGGTGCCGTTCCAGCCCCAGATGTAGCCCTGGTCGTCTTCCCAGGAGCAGGAGACGATGTCCACGCCGGGGGCGCAGACGTCGGGCTTGGTGAGGCAGGGGTAGTCGTGGTAGGGGGCCACGTCGGCCCAGCTCACCGGCCCGCGGCCGGAGAAGCCGGCGATTTCGTCGCTGACGTTGGTGGCGCCCACGGTGATGAGGCCGGGGACGTCGCCGGGACAGGTGATCGTCTGGGGGTCGGGCCCGTCGTTACCGCCGGCCACCACCAGTGCCAGTCCGCCGGCCAGGCAGTTCTCCGCCACGTCGCGCCAGGTGGCCCGGTCGGGGTCCCAACCGTAACTCCAGCCCAGGCTCACCGAGACGGCGTCCGCCCCGTTGTCCAGCGCGTACTGCCACGCCTCCCAGACCGAGGCCTCGCCCTGGGGGGTGGCCCACATCCAGACCTTGAGGCTCATTATCCGCGTCTTGGGCGCCACGCCGCAGCTCATGCCCGCCGCGCCGTCCGAGGACACCGAGCCGGCGCAGTGGGTGCCGTGGCCGTCGGTGTCCATGGGGTCCGGACCGCCGCCGCCCGCCCCGTCGAAGTAGTAGCCGAGGTAGTCGTCCACGTAGCCGTTGTGGTCGTCGTCCACGCCGTTGTCCGGAATCTCGTCGGTGTTGTGCCACAGGTGGTCGCGCAGATCGTAGTGCTCGTAGTTGACGCCGGTGTCGGACACGGCGACCACGATGCCGTCGCCGTCGTAGCCGTAGTCGTCCCAGACGTATGGTGCGCCGATTTTCTCCACGCCCCAGGCCAGTCCGCCGTCGCGGTCCGACTCACCCACGCCGACCCACTCGTCGGGCCGGTCGGAGCCGGTCTCCACGCGCGCCACGTCGCCGCGCTCCAGAAGCTCGCGGATGACCGACGGCCTCGCCTCGCACACCACCAGGTTCGTGACCCAGAAAGCCCCGACGTACCCCACGTCGCCGAGGTTTCGCCGTCCTTCGAGGTAGGCCAGAAGGTCGCCCTGGGTGTCCGCCGCGATGTACTTGAGCCTTTCGATGACCGCCGCGCGGGCCGGCTCGGGGGGCAGCGTGGCGTTCAACTGCTGCAGCTCGGCCGGCGTCGCCTGTTCGGAGAGGGAGACGTTGACCCACAGGAGCTCGTCCTCGGCGAGGCCGGGTAGCCTGGCCTCCAGGTTGGGGCCGATCCGGGCCGCCGCGGCGCCGGTGACGAAAAGGGCCGCCACGAGTACGACAGACAGGCGTGCGCGCATCGGGATACCGTCCTTCGTGCGTGAAAAGGGCCGGGTTTTTCCTCATCACCCGGCTAATATAGTCCAGGAAAACGCCCGGTGTCCAGGCGGGGGGGGCTTAAAGCCCCATCGTATTACGTGGGAGGGCTTTTCCTGCGAAGAAGGCCCAGGGGCGTCATCTGCAGCTCCTGGCCCAGGGGGTTGTCCGCCAGCGCCAGGGACAGCCAGTGCGCGTCAACCCCGTCGGTCCTGCCCAGGACGTCCACGTCGCCGTAGTCGTTGGCGTCTATGATGGCGGTCTCCAGGTCCACGGCGTCCCGGACCCGCTCGCAGACCCACTTGGGAAAAGCCGGGCCGTAGATGACCACGTTGATGTAACGCTCGAAGGTGCCGACGCGGGAGCCGTCAATCTGGGCCACCTGGGGTCCGGCGATGCGGTAGAAGTCGCCGGTGCGGCCGATGAGGCGGGTGAGGGCCGCCACGACCGCCGCCAGAAGAATCCGCGGCAGCCCCACCAGGTCAATCGCCGCCTGCATCTTCACCGGCAGGCCCACGGCGCCGATGCCCCACGGCGGCTTGGCCACCCGGGCCGACAGGAACCTCGCCCAGAACCCCTCTTTGATGTCCTCGAACCGGCGCGTCCGGCCCTGGGTGATGGCCACGATTTTTTCGGAGATGAACAGGACGTCGCCGGGCCGGGGGTTGGCCGCCGGCACGTAAAGCATGCACAGCTCGACGATGTCGTCGTCCTCGGTGACGAGGCGGGTTTTTATCGGGATTTTCTCGACGGTGCGGATGAGTGGGTTGGCGCGCTTGCGGCGGGCGTCGGGGCGGACGGCGACGCGGCCGGTCCGCTTGTCCGGCTCGGCGTACCACGCCTTTTCTTTGGAGCGGTACGGCCGGTAGCCGTCAATGTCCGGGGAGGAGTCGTCGGCGGGTTTCTTGGGAGAATTCTTCACGGGCACGAGTATACCGGCGGAAGCGCCGACCGGTCAACCGTAGCGGCGACCCGTAGGACGAGTCCTCCGCGGTCGCCCGCGGACGGGTCAGGACACCCGCCCCTGCGGATTGGGTGTGAATCGCGAATCAACCTCGTAGGGGCCGACCTTTAGGTCGGCCCGCGGGCGGACCTGAAGGTCCGCCC includes:
- a CDS encoding coenzyme F420-0:L-glutamate ligase, encoding MKNSPKKPADDSSPDIDGYRPYRSKEKAWYAEPDKRTGRVAVRPDARRKRANPLIRTVEKIPIKTRLVTEDDDIVELCMLYVPAANPRPGDVLFISEKIVAITQGRTRRFEDIKEGFWARFLSARVAKPPWGIGAVGLPVKMQAAIDLVGLPRILLAAVVAALTRLIGRTGDFYRIAGPQVAQIDGSRVGTFERYINVVIYGPAFPKWVCERVRDAVDLETAIIDANDYGDVDVLGRTDGVDAHWLSLALADNPLGQELQMTPLGLLRRKSPPT
- a CDS encoding S8 family serine peptidase encodes the protein MRARLSVVLVAALFVTGAAAARIGPNLEARLPGLAEDELLWVNVSLSEQATPAELQQLNATLPPEPARAAVIERLKYIAADTQGDLLAYLEGRRNLGDVGYVGAFWVTNLVVCEARPSVIRELLERGDVARVETGSDRPDEWVGVGESDRDGGLAWGVEKIGAPYVWDDYGYDGDGIVVAVSDTGVNYEHYDLRDHLWHNTDEIPDNGVDDDHNGYVDDYLGYYFDGAGGGGPDPMDTDGHGTHCAGSVSSDGAAGMSCGVAPKTRIMSLKVWMWATPQGEASVWEAWQYALDNGADAVSVSLGWSYGWDPDRATWRDVAENCLAGGLALVVAGGNDGPDPQTITCPGDVPGLITVGATNVSDEIAGFSGRGPVSWADVAPYHDYPCLTKPDVCAPGVDIVSCSWEDDQGYIWGWNGTSMATPHTAGTVSLLLDAAPALSPVQLKAALEHYARELGDPGKDNTYGAGRVNAFASVSSVVADPELHLLFDGYEVADEDSDGVLEPGETATVYCRLYNMSLVTATGVTADLSTDSDDVTVTDGHDSLGSLAPFEEASAEFTLEVDSDCPEPAGLPLDLDVHATNPYDLAEAFELFVPGYGLREDCESGIEPLWRYSSNGENTWRRTDEDSVYGRYSFTPNDVGGGYEPNLDCSLVSLPFRVDAEHYILTVWSKFHLEGGRDALYVEIRYSEEDDWTVLHTLSGTLGNWIKRTNDLTEHRGEIAQLRLRFKSDSDDTYDGAFADQIYVVDYEVGVGDAALSARSTDDGALLGWDITGDVAGIYIYRQGDARSSSGLGSRLNEQPLTGNRGYYLDRGRGESYVFEVTDADGNRELLGPVEVEGGTPTVNRTSLSTPFPNPVSDTATIRFELGGEDGSEVTLAVYDLAGRRVAVLFDGDLAAGRHTVAWDTTGVSVGVYLIRLVTAGGSLTRRAVVVR